Proteins encoded together in one Lepisosteus oculatus isolate fLepOcu1 chromosome 2, fLepOcu1.hap2, whole genome shotgun sequence window:
- the msmbl gene encoding beta-microseminoprotein-like → MKSLAVALLLCAVLHLSQPGCYHVELTMKPGMNPKLLTHCEDPVDKTLHEMGSRWRNSKCQDCTCGRCCDAYSTPVRFPDDCMKEFDWENCEYKVFKKNDHTQPCPIFGATGK, encoded by the exons ATG AAGTCCTTGGCTGTTGCCCTGCTACTTTGTGCTGTGCTTCACCTTAGCCAGCCTGGCTGCTACCACGTGGAACTGACAATGAAACCAG GCATGAATCCCAAGCTGCTGACTCATTGTGAGGACCCCGTGGATAAGACTCTCCACGAGATGGGCTCACGCTGGAGGAACTCCAAGTGCCAAGACTGCACGTGTGGCAGATGTTGTGATGC GTACTCCACACCGGTCAGGTTCCCTGATGACTGCATGAAGGAGTTTGACTGGGAGAACTGTGAATACAAGGTGTTTAAGAAGAACGACCACACCCAGCCTTGCCCTATCTTTGGTGCAACTGGGAAGTGA